From Triticum urartu cultivar G1812 chromosome 2, Tu2.1, whole genome shotgun sequence, a single genomic window includes:
- the LOC125538335 gene encoding ultraviolet-B receptor UVR8-like, whose product MDAAISAAHEAPPAVVLVSAGASHSVALLAGNVLCTWGRGEDGQLGHGDAEDRLVPTVITGFEAPGITSVICGADHTTAYSEDEHQVYSWGWGDFGRLGHGNSTDVFTPQPVKALQGIKIKQLACGDSHCLAVTMAGEVLSWGRNQNGQLGLGTTEDSLLPQTIQAFEGISVKMIAAGAEHTAAVTEDGEIYGWGWGRYGNLGLGDRNDRLVPEKVSSVEGEKMVLVACGWRHTITVSSSGSLYTYGWSKYGQLGHGDFEDHLVPHKVEALKDSSTSQISGGWRHTMALTSDGKLYGWGWNKFGQVGAGDNADHCSPAQVNFPEEQKVAQVACGWRHTLAFTEKKNVFAWGRGTSGQLGHGEIVDRNTPVIIDALSPDGPGSKKLESSAAIPFAAKIWVSPSERYALVPDEKVAKSGDVSARGNGADASVPENDVKRMRVSS is encoded by the exons ATGGACGCGGCCATATCCGCCGCCCACGAAGCGCCGCCCGCTGTCGTCCTCGTCTCCGCCGGCGCCAGCCACTCCGTCGCCCTCCTCG CGGGCAATGTGCTGTGCACGTGGGGCAGGGGAGAGGACGGGCAGCTCGGCCACGGGGACGCCGAGGACCGGctcgtgccgacggtgatcaccgGCTTCGAGGCGCCGGGGATCACGTCCGTCATCTGCGGGGCGGACCACACCACCGCCTACTCCGAGGACGAGCACCAGGTCTACAGCTGGGGGTGGGGGGATTTCGGGAGGCTGGGGCATGGCAACTCCACCGACGTGTTCACGCCCCAGCCGGTCAAGGCGCTGCAGGGGATAAAGATCAAGCAGCTAGCCTGTGGGGATAGCCACTGTCTGGCCGTCACCATGGCCGGTGAAGTGCTCAG TTGGGGGCGTAACCAAAATGGCCAGCTTGGCCTTGGAACTACTGAAGATTCGCTGCTCCCACAAACGATTCAAGCTTTTGAG GGTATTTCTGTGAAGATGATTGCTGCTGGTGCCGAACATACTGCTGCAGTAACTGAAGATGGCGAAATCTATGGATGGGGCTGGGGTCGATATGGAAACTTGGGTCTTGGTGATCGGAATGACCGATTAGTTCCTGAAAAAGTATCTTCAGTGGAG GGAGAGAAGATGGTGCTTGTTGCATGCGGATGGCGCCATACCATTACTGTTTCCTCCTCCGGTAGTTTGTACACTTACGGTTGGAGTAAATATGGTCAGCTTGGTCATGGCGACTTTGAAGATCATCTAGTTCCACATAAAGTAGAAGCCTTAAAGGATAGCTCTACATCCCAG ATTTCAGGTGGATGGAGGCACACAATGGCACTTACATCAGATGGAAAACTTTATGGATGGGGATGGAACAAG TTTGGGCAAGTTGGAGCTGGCGACAATGCTGATCACTGTTCCCCAGCACAGGTTAATTTTCCAGAGGAACAG AAAGTTGCCCAAGTTGCTTGTGGATGGAGGCACACTCTTGCTTTCACAGAAAAGAAAAATGTGTTTGCATGGGGAAGGGGTACCAGTGGACAACTCGGTCATGGGGAAATAGTTGACAG GAACACACCTGTGATTATTGATGCCCTAAGCCCGGATGGTCCTGGCTCCAAGAAGCTGGAATCTTCAGCAGCTATTCCCTTTGCTG CTAAAATTTGGGTGTCACCCTCTGAAAGATATGCTCTTGTTCCTGATGAGAAG GTTGCCAAATCAGGCGATGTCAGCGCACGTGGCAATGGTGCGGATGCGAGTGTGCCCGAGAACGATGTAAAGAGAATGCGCGTGTCATCCTAG